A single genomic interval of Arachis duranensis cultivar V14167 chromosome 7, aradu.V14167.gnm2.J7QH, whole genome shotgun sequence harbors:
- the LOC107458399 gene encoding transcriptional corepressor SEUSS-like, whose translation MQPSKEVASTAANFNMLNHQQQCLRGMPQQQQPPVPQIPVQFQQQRNILPIYQSGVCAKKMQQFVHCQQRRPADNNIIFWKRFVAELFAPNGKKSFCFSLYPGTKIRANFSLGSMKKCDICKKNPVNGYEACFDVLPRLLKVKYESGLLEERLFTDIPGEFRDPSGYIVLVCKKARRESLFDKFRVVHEGSIRIVFSPYIKICSWEFCVTHHEVFISRSHLVPNVNQIGDAISKFQNFAANNNDNNNVTAEEFQESSNKLVAVTQELAKKLEVPMLDDYSGFAKSYVRCLQLAEVGNLMKDVIDFSIRNKIGPIESLAKFPKKPRIGDHGEDQLQQQQQHQNGNHDLNNGGRNNGHTPGMQIGSSSNGTLATSSTVQIHNSVDSRVQNSVNGEENAPIQPPNSLP comes from the coding sequence ATGCAACCCTCTAAAGAAGTAGCTTCAACTGCTGCAAATTTCAACATGTTGAACCATCAACAACAATGCTTGAGGGGTATgcctcaacaacaacaaccgcCAGTACCACAAATTCCAGTGCAATTCCAACAACAAAGAAACATTCTTCCAATCTATCAATCCGGAGTTTGTGCAAAGAAGATGCAACAATTTGTCCATTGCCAGCAGCGCCGGCCGGCCGACAACAACATTATCTTCTGGAAGAGATTTGTGGCCGAGCTTTTCGCTCCAAATGGTAAGAAGAGCTTCTGTTTCTCCTTGTATCCAGGAACAAAAATCAGAGCCAATTTTTCCCTTGGTAGTATGAAAAAATGTGATATATGCAAGAAGAATCCTGTTAATGGCTATGAAGCGTGTTTTGATGTTCTTCCAAGGCTTTTAAAGGTGAAATATGAAAGTGGACTATTGGAAGAGAGGCTTTTTACCGACATTCCCGGCGAATTCAGAGACCCTTCTGGCTACATTGTTCTGGTCTGTAAGAAAGCAAGAAGAGAAAGCTTGTTCGACAAGTTTCGCGTCGTCCACGAAGGTTCCATTCGAATAGTCTTCTCCCCTTACATCAAGATATGTTCTTGGGAATTCTGCGTGACGCACCACGAAGTGTTCATTAGCAGAAGCCATTTGGTTCCTAATGTGAATCAAATTGGTGATGCCATATCAAAGTTCCAGAATTTCGCAGCCAATAATAATGACAACAATAATGTTACTGCTGAGGAGTTTCAAGAAAGTAGCAATAAGTTGGTTGCAGTAACACAAGAATTGGCTAAGAAATTGGAAGTTCCAATGCTTGATGATTATTCGGGGTTTGCTAAGAGCTATGTTAGGTGCCTTCAATTAGCAGAAGTTGGGAACTTGATGAAAGACGTGATTGATTTCAGCATACGGAATAAGATTGGACCTATCGAGAGCTTGGCCAAATTTCCCAAGAAACCTAGAATTGGTGATCATGGTGAAGATCAATTGCAGCAACAACAGCAGCATCAAAACGGGAATCATGATTTGAATAATGGTGGTAGGAACAATGGACACACACCTGGTATGCAAATTGGTTCTTCTAGCAATGGTACCTTAGCCACGTCAAGCACTGTTCAGATTCATAATTCAGTTGATTCTAGAGTTCAAAATTCAGtgaatggtgaagagaatgCTCCGATTCAGCCCCCTAATTCCCTCCCATAA
- the LOC107458400 gene encoding uncharacterized protein LOC107458400, whose translation MSQRQAQDFSMKEYDVIVNERKIYRAMVKAKERIKGSEIAYYALLRDYSNEVIRTNPGSIVRVSTDYVEGTGHKFKRIYICLEGCKKGFSVDCRPFIGLDGTFLKKILEDTELKMAMWRCAMATTSQEFTIVIDRITLINPHAWEHACVALSYQNRKPEEHSHNWLSMGAYNSKYQFVIHPVLSQEYWQHIDLPPILPPIYKKQIGRPKLKRDKKNDRPKESTPNLHRAPKKYGPIICKYCLKTRHNSRSCSKKNETMAGSAGEQTSSQHPSTGGATVDDKEETTRLEEMF comes from the exons ATGAGCCAAAGGCAAGCACAAGACTTTTCCATGAAAGAGTATGATGTAATAGTCAATGAAAGGAAGATATACAGGGCTATGGTAAAGGCAAAAGAAAGAATTAAAGGGTCAGAAATAGCTTATTATGCACTTCTTAGGGACTATTCCAATGAAGTTATAAGGACCAACCCTGGTTCTATTGTAAGGGTCAGCACTGATTATGTTGAAGGGACTGGACATAAATTCAAAAGGATATACATATGTTTAGAAGGTTGTAAAAAGGGATTTTCAGTTGACTGCCGGCCTTTCATAGGGTTAGATGGTACTTTTCTAAAG aaaatattggAGGATACAGAACTGAAAATGGCAATGTGGAGATGTGCCATGGCCACAACCTCTCAAGAGTTCACTATTGTCATTGATAGGATAACACTGATTAATCCCCATGCTTGGGA GCATGCATGTGTTGCCCTTTCATACCAGAATAGGAAACCAGAGGAACATTCACATAACTGGCTCTCTATGGGGGCATATAATAGCAAATACCAGTTTGTTATCCACCCTGTTCTAAGTCAAGAATACTGGCAGCATATTGATCTACCTCCTATATTACCCCCAATATACAAGAAGCAAATTGGGAGACCAAAGTTGAAAAGAGACAAAAAGAACGACAGACCAAAAGAATCCACCCCAAATCTTCATAGGGCTCCCAAAAAATATGGCCCCATCATCTGCAAGTATTGTCTAAAG ACTAGACACAACAGTCGTAGCTGTTCCAAGAAGAATGAGACAATGGCTGGGAGTGCTGGAGAACAAACTTCAAGTCAACACCCTTCTACTGGTGGGGCTACTGTGGATGATAAAGAAGAGACAACAAGACTGGAGGAGATGTTCTGA